The Bemisia tabaci chromosome 5, PGI_BMITA_v3 genome includes a window with the following:
- the LOC109034991 gene encoding uncharacterized protein isoform X2, whose translation MVELTSIGDKNVISNYFELYKVLKLDAGLDLLIRDFDALHPDFRDTFVIEWQNLVTSVKNYIDDNLCKKVELAALEIDLEVEEDDYRTINTARAIGNLVNIRRRIKAAKEAWKPSPKN comes from the exons ATGGTGGAGTTGACATCCATTGGAGACAAAAATGTAATCAGCAATTATTTTGAGTTATATAAAGTATTAAAATTGGACGCAGGACTTGACTTG CTGATAAGGGATTTTGATGCATTGCACCCAGACTTTAGAGACACTTTCGTTATCGAGTGGCAGAATCTCGTTACTAGTGTAAAGAACTACATAGATGACAATCTATGTAAGAAAGTAGAGTTAGCTGCCTTGGAGATAGATTTAGAGGTCGAAG AAGATGATTATCGCACAATCAACACTGCTCGGGCAATCGGCAATCTCGTAAATATTCGGAGACGGATTAAGGCAGCCAAAGAAGCGTGGAAGCCTTCTCCAAAGAATTAG
- the LOC109034991 gene encoding uncharacterized protein isoform X1, giving the protein MPVCFICKANIKDERLFRTHMRAHCLRRSQKVFCVEGMCDMKDYINLSSFMRHYKDVHSNAPEAPAGLLGIQQMQNEANVINQPPDIPLIYQLDDGNLLNDDDAILDDQDHNMNEIDVDQITQVQLQKFRSLLRNEIDLFIGKLHGKIKVPRNVIQEVVDYSHRLLGIVGNSLAPGSLDLVRNALVDRNEICRHLQIMFGSISQPFNSLRSEYMRNKTYREEGTFIKAQPILVQVKSVTVIEDGIEMEKATPLMAHFFPLNLILKQFLQQPGVFQTVLEFLEEMRNVDEDVLLHFLNGKRWRSFNFEGKLVLPLFLYSDDFECTNPIGADKGLHKITGFYVSLPFLPLHLQRNLKNIFIIYLHHSLDRKEENVNDNDLYGCLIEEFTDLFNNGINIETPVYSGKVYFMLALMLGDNLGLHQILGFTLCFTANYPCSTCKVRHDELIKQVEEDESLLRNKQNYTQQVQLNDISQTGIIEKCIWNEVPQFHCCESVGPDIMHDNQEGNFIFTLDLVIRSLIDRKYFSLEELNDVILGFDYGMIDKDNKPNCVAIEKGRVVFSVTASSMNTLFKYFGLMVGHLVHEGDFVWRLYLLLRKIMDIVYNRYIPKTDLSLLKQYIKEYNSLFLKLSPKKRLKNKQHHLVHYPTKLEENGPPVYTSSDRYEHLHQISKGIATSINSNVDLTGSISTRLELYLHSQFKTNSFLHELECGPSQTLTVSDLPEFQSLSGEVPAHDVVVEVVNWCKFKGTMYKPKMVLVTGYENNLPVFQEIKRILIIDSKKLFFLCAKLHTLYFDDHFHAYAIKRASDDHFFINQLDLAHYFPTVIQSPQGKQFITYKYGL; this is encoded by the coding sequence atgcCAGTTTGTTTTATCTGTAAAGCAAACATCAAAGATGAGAGACTTTTTAGAACGCACATGCGTGCACATTGTTTGAGAAGATCTCAGAAAGTTTTTTGTGTTGAAGGAATGTGTGATATGAAAGATTACATCAACTTAAGCTCTTTCATGAGGCACTACAAAGACGTACATTCAAATGCACCCGAAGCTCCGGCAGGTCTTCTCGGTATACAACAAATGCAGAATGAAGCAAATGTAATAAATCAGCCCCCAGATATACCCCTGATTTATCAACTTGACGATGGAAATTTATTAAATGATGATGACGCTATTCTAGACGATCAGGACCATAATATGAATGAGATAGACGTTGACCAAATTACCCAGGTGCAGCTACAAAAATTCCGCTCTTTGTTGCGTAACGAGATAGACTTATTCATTGGGAAACTTCACGGTAAAATCAAAGTGCCTCGAAATGTTATCCAGGAAGTGGTTGATTATAGTCACCGTCTCTTAGGTATTGTGGGTAACTCTTTGGCACCTGGAAGCCTAGATTTAGTTCGAAATGCTCTGGTTGATCGCAACGAAATTTGCCGTCATTTGCAAATAATGTTTGGCTCTATTTCACAGCCATTTAATAGCTTAAGGTCTGAATACATGCGTAATAAAACATACAGGGAAGAAGGAACGTTTATAAAAGCCCAACCAATTCTTGTCCAAGTTAAATCAGTAACTGTGATTGAAGATGGTATTGAGATGGAAAAAGCTACACCTCTTATGGCCCATTTCTTTCCCTTGAATCTTATTCTCAAGCAATTTCTTCAACAGCCTGGAGTATTTCAAACTGTGTTAGAATTCTTAGAGGAAATGCGCAATGTAGATGAAGATGTTCTGTTGCACTTCCTGAATGGGAAACGATGGCgtagttttaattttgaagggaaactgGTCCTTCCTTTATTCTTATATTCAGATGACTTTGAATGTACAAACCCCATAGGGGCTGATAAAGGTTTGCACAAAATCACCGGATTTTATGTTAGTTTGCCTTTTTTACCACTTCATCTTCAGCGAAATCTGAAAAACATCTTCATTATTTACTTACATCATAGTCTTGATAGGAAAGAGGAAAATGTTAATGATAATGATTTATATGGCTGTCTGATTGAGGAATTTACAGACTTGTTTAATAATGGGATCAATATTGAAACTCCAGTATATTCCGGGAAAGTATATTTTATGCTAGCTCTCATGCTGGGCGATAATTTGGGCTTGCATCAAATTTTAGGTTTTACTCTTTGCTTTACAGCAAACTATCCATGTAGCACATGTAAAGTTCGGCATGATGAACTGATAAAACAGGTTGAAGAAGACGAATCTCTCTTGCGGAATAAACAAAATTATACACAGCAGGTCCAACTAAATGATATATCTCAAACAGGAATTATAGAAAAATGTATATGGAATGAAGTTCCACAGTTCCACTGTTGCGAATCGGTAGGGCCAGATATCATGCATGATAATCAAGAAGGGAATTTTATCTTTACTTTAGATCTGGTAATCAGAAGTCTCATAGATCGGAAATACTTCTCGCTAGAAGAATTGAATGATGTGATATTAGGTTTTGACTACGGAATGATAGATAAAGATAATAAGCCGAATTGTGTAGCTATTGAAAAAGGTAGAGTAGTCTTCTCAGTTACAGCATCATCAATGAATACTCTCTTTAAATATTTTGGCCTCATGGTTGGACATCTTGTACATGAAGGAGATTTTGTTTGGAGACTGTACTTActgttaagaaaaataatggacatTGTTTACAATCGTTATATTCCTAAAACCGATCTAAGTTTATTAAAACAGTACATTAAAGAATATAATAGCTTGTTCTTAAAATTGAGTCCCAAGAAAAGACTCAAAAATAAGCAGCACCATTTAGTTCACTATCCTACGAAGTTGGAAGAGAATGGTCCTCCTGTGTATACTTCGAGTGACCGTTATGAGCATTTGCAtcaaatttccaaaggaattgCAACAAGTATTAATAGTAATGTAGATCTCACCGGATCCATTTCAACCAGATTGGAACTGTATTTGCATTCCCAATTCAAAACAAATTCATTTCTTCATGAACTCGAGTGTGGACCATCCCAAACTTTGACTGTTTCTGACTTGCCAGAATTTCAATCTCTTTCTGGTGAGGTGCCTGCACATGATGTAGTAGTTGAAGTAGTAAACTGGTGTAAATTCAAAGGCACAATGTACAAACCAAAAATGGTTTTGGTCACTGGTTATGAAAATAATTTACCCGTGTTCCAAGAAATTAAGCGCATTCTGAttattgattcgaaaaaattatttttcctttgtgcTAAGCTACATACTCTGTATTTTGACGATCATTTCCATGCTTACGCCATCAAGCGCGCCTCTGATGatcatttttttataaatcagtTAGATTTAGCACATTATTTTCCTACAGTGATCCAATCGCCTCAGGGCAAGCAGTTTATCACCTATAAATATGGTTTGTAA